The Oryzias melastigma strain HK-1 unplaced genomic scaffold, ASM292280v2 sc08290, whole genome shotgun sequence genome window below encodes:
- the LOC112140634 gene encoding keratin, type II cytoskeletal cochleal-like — protein MLETKWSLLQEQTTTRSNIDSMFEAYIANLRRQLDGLGNEKMKLEGELKNMQGLVEDFKTKYEDEINKRAAAENEFVLLKKDVDAAYMNKVELEARVDALQDEINFLRALYETVCTTS, from the exons ATGCTGGAGACCAAATGGAGTCTCCTGCAGGAACAGACCACCACCCGCTCCAACATCGACAGCATGTTCGAGGCCTACATCGCCAACCTGCGCCGACAACTGGACGGGCTGGGCAACGAGAAGATGAAGCTGGAGGGAGAGCTGAAGAACATGCAGGGATTGGTTGAAGACTTCAAGACAAA GTACGAGGATGAAATCAACAAGCGTGCTGCTGCTGAGAATGAGTTTGTGCTCCTTAAGAAg GATGTTGATGCCGCTTACATGAACAAGGTGGAGCTGGAGGCTAGAGTTGATGCTCTTCAGGATGAAATCAACTTCCTCAGGGCTCTCTACGAAACTGTATGTACAACCTCttga